A single window of Synechococcus sp. CBW1004 DNA harbors:
- a CDS encoding transposase, whose product MTRITRRRKVKAAIKHQLGYVRQNLKAIDALIGCGARLSELKRHWWQKLLACSELERQQGLLLASQTNSIPDRLVNLVQTHIRPMVRGKARAAVEFGAKISVSVQNGFPFLHRISWNPYNEGEDLIAQAEKYKLDTGPYPERICADRIYITAKNRHFCMRNGIRLSGKRLGRPPKDPDVTTAHKQQLRSDQARRNEVEGVFGYGKRKYSLDLIMVRLPAGAESSISMAFVVMCAEKVLRLLRLFFALLFGWIYSFLMAWSAIRAPAVICKPDF is encoded by the coding sequence TTGACGCGGATCACACGCCGCCGAAAAGTGAAGGCTGCCATTAAACATCAGCTTGGATATGTGCGGCAGAATCTCAAAGCCATTGATGCTCTGATCGGCTGTGGGGCAAGGCTTTCTGAGCTCAAGAGGCATTGGTGGCAGAAGTTGTTGGCCTGCAGCGAGTTGGAGCGGCAGCAGGGCCTTCTGCTCGCCTCTCAGACCAACAGCATTCCAGACCGCCTGGTGAATCTTGTGCAGACCCATATCCGCCCAATGGTGCGAGGCAAAGCACGTGCTGCGGTGGAGTTTGGTGCCAAAATCAGTGTTTCGGTTCAAAACGGCTTTCCGTTCTTGCACCGCATCAGCTGGAACCCCTACAACGAAGGAGAAGACCTGATCGCTCAGGCGGAAAAATACAAGCTGGATACAGGACCTTACCCAGAGCGCATCTGCGCCGACCGGATTTATATCACGGCCAAGAATAGGCATTTCTGCATGAGGAACGGTATTCGCCTCTCCGGCAAGCGATTGGGCCGCCCGCCCAAGGATCCTGATGTCACCACTGCACACAAGCAGCAGCTCCGATCTGATCAAGCTCGACGCAATGAAGTGGAAGGCGTCTTTGGATATGGAAAGCGCAAGTATTCCCTGGATCTGATCATGGTTCGTCTACCAGCTGGTGCCGAATCCTCCATCTCAATGGCCTTTGTCGTGATGTGCGCGGAAAAGGTCTTGAGGCTGCTGCGCCTCTTTTTTGCCCTTCTTTTTGGGTGGATCTACAGCTTTCTTATGGCCTGGTCAGCGATCAGAGCTCCTGCGGTCATCTGCAAGCCAGACTTTTGA
- the istB gene encoding IS21-like element helper ATPase IstB, whose product MTISSSSVPRPQAAEAALPILLRQLRLARIRSHWQSIASQAETEGWSHSQFLYSLCEQEVEQRQQARQQRLLRSAQLPWSKALADYDHSGRIEAGPWQELEGLTHQSEWLQRGENVLLFGPSGVGKTHLAIGIVLAQIALDQPCRFYPATALVQELQKARADYNLPQALERLDRYPLLLIDDIGYVRRDEQESSVLFELICHRYERRSLLITANQPFTAWDEIFPSSSMTVAAVDRLVHHCHIVEIGGDSHRRADAERRAGRRRKEQG is encoded by the coding sequence ATGACGATCTCCTCGTCCTCCGTGCCAAGGCCCCAGGCAGCGGAGGCCGCCCTGCCGATCCTGTTGCGGCAGCTGCGGCTGGCACGGATCCGCTCCCACTGGCAGAGCATCGCCTCGCAAGCTGAGACCGAGGGCTGGAGCCACAGCCAATTTCTCTATTCCCTCTGCGAGCAGGAGGTGGAGCAGCGCCAGCAGGCCCGCCAGCAACGGCTGCTGCGTTCGGCCCAGCTGCCCTGGAGCAAGGCGCTCGCGGACTATGACCACAGCGGCAGAATCGAGGCCGGCCCATGGCAGGAGCTGGAGGGGCTGACCCACCAGAGCGAATGGCTGCAGCGGGGTGAGAACGTGCTGTTGTTCGGCCCCAGCGGCGTCGGCAAGACCCATCTGGCGATCGGCATCGTCCTGGCGCAGATTGCGTTGGATCAGCCCTGCCGCTTTTACCCAGCCACGGCACTGGTGCAGGAGCTGCAGAAGGCCCGCGCCGACTACAACCTGCCGCAGGCACTGGAGCGGCTGGATCGCTACCCGCTGCTGCTGATCGATGACATCGGCTATGTGCGGCGCGATGAGCAGGAGAGCAGTGTGCTGTTTGAGCTGATCTGCCACCGCTACGAGCGCCGATCGCTGCTGATCACCGCCAATCAGCCGTTCACGGCCTGGGATGAGATCTTCCCCAGCAGCTCGATGACCGTCGCGGCGGTGGATCGGCTGGTGCATCACTGCCACATCGTCGAGATCGGCGGCGACAGCCACCGCCGCGCCGATGCCGAACGCCGCGCAGGGAGGCGGCGCAAGGAGCAGGGATAG
- a CDS encoding ISAs1 family transposase, whose translation MATPLLNPAAATDLISFLKALPDCRMRRGVRFPHWWMLLVAILAILSNQGSLMGMERFAKRHRKTLNELLGTHIAKPPSDSTFRLLLAQLDVEGFENLLQQWMASQPGVTESVETLVCDGKTLRGSIAENASGAARFIAQVSLYSNTLGVAIAQSTYATDAGGEIATLRQLLDRVELEGLLVQADALHANRPFSSTSSSVAPTS comes from the coding sequence TTGGCCACGCCACTCCTGAACCCTGCTGCTGCAACCGATCTGATCAGCTTCCTCAAGGCGCTGCCCGACTGCCGCATGCGGCGCGGGGTGCGCTTCCCGCATTGGTGGATGCTGCTGGTGGCGATCCTGGCCATCCTGAGCAACCAGGGTTCGCTGATGGGGATGGAGCGATTCGCCAAGCGGCATCGCAAGACCCTCAACGAGCTGCTCGGTACCCACATCGCCAAGCCGCCGTCGGACTCGACCTTCCGGTTGCTGCTGGCTCAGCTTGATGTGGAGGGCTTTGAGAACCTGCTGCAGCAGTGGATGGCATCCCAGCCAGGCGTGACTGAGTCCGTCGAGACCCTGGTCTGCGACGGCAAGACGCTGCGGGGCTCCATCGCTGAGAACGCTTCCGGCGCAGCGCGTTTCATTGCCCAGGTGAGCCTCTACTCGAACACGCTGGGCGTGGCGATCGCCCAGAGCACCTACGCCACCGACGCCGGCGGAGAAATCGCGACCCTGCGGCAGCTCCTCGATCGCGTGGAGCTGGAAGGACTTTTGGTTCAAGCGGACGCGCTGCATGCGAACCGCCCTTTTTCCTCTACCTCGAGCAGCGTGGCGCCGACTTCATGA
- a CDS encoding ISAs1 family transposase, which produces MIAVKHSRRKGFRMIRDRLTYGRQVPFQTSKRERKRGRDLTWTLRGMPAPPWVVENWPGSATILAVRCKGIREGEPIDETHYYVTSLRTTALALLQHVRDRWSIENSWHWPRDTQLREDAHRYRESNGVRILATLRSLAMNALRLGDFWSITEGLAALAHDVRGLLALLGWREPAQTLSSA; this is translated from the coding sequence ATGATCGCGGTCAAGCACAGTCGCCGCAAGGGGTTTCGGATGATCCGCGATCGGCTGACCTACGGCCGGCAGGTGCCGTTTCAGACCAGCAAGCGAGAACGCAAACGCGGCCGTGATCTCACCTGGACCCTGCGCGGCATGCCGGCTCCCCCGTGGGTAGTGGAGAACTGGCCAGGCAGCGCCACGATCCTGGCGGTCCGCTGCAAGGGCATCCGCGAGGGCGAGCCCATCGATGAGACCCATTACTACGTCACGAGTCTCAGGACAACGGCGCTGGCTCTGCTGCAGCACGTCCGCGACCGCTGGTCCATCGAGAATTCCTGGCACTGGCCCCGCGACACCCAGCTCAGGGAAGACGCGCATCGCTACCGCGAGTCCAATGGCGTTCGCATCCTGGCCACGCTCCGCAGCCTGGCGATGAATGCCCTGCGCCTGGGTGACTTCTGGTCCATCACCGAGGGCCTTGCCGCTCTGGCCCATGACGTCAGGGGACTTCTGGCACTGCTGGGTTGGCGAGAACCGGCTCAGACACTCAGTTCGGCTTGA
- a CDS encoding IS5 family transposase translates to MYRRHNNGQISIKEFHLPFGGTLDPENRWVQLEGLMPWDELEQAYAPQFNATIGAPAKSVRMAFGALYIKQKLGLTDEETVHQIRENAYMQFFLGFAGYTAKAPFDASMMVHFRKRFSDEDLRRINELVVQRGKEILLEALAQVADDDDHDDPDSRGGGAQLELDALIKPADWPEGKNWGTLTIDASCTPADITYPRDLRLLSEARTTTERVIDDLCSQSSGFRRHRPRYDRGLARAHFLRVAKQKRPRRRKVKAAIKHQLGYVRQNLKAIDALIGCGARLSELKRHWWQKLLACSELERQQGLLLASQTNSIPDRLVNLVQTHIRPMVRGKARAAVEFGAKISVSVQNGFPFLHRISWNPYNEGEDLIAQAEKYKLDTGSYPERICADRIYITAKNRHFCMRNGIRLSGKRLGRPPKDPDVTTAHKQQLRSDQARRNEVEGVFGYGKRKYSLDLIMVRLPAGAESSISMAFVVMCAEKVLRLLRLFFALLFGWIYSFLMAWSAIRAPAVICKPDF, encoded by the coding sequence ATGTACCGGAGGCACAATAACGGTCAGATCTCAATCAAGGAGTTCCACCTGCCATTTGGCGGCACACTTGATCCCGAGAATCGCTGGGTTCAACTGGAGGGGCTGATGCCATGGGATGAGCTGGAACAAGCCTATGCCCCTCAATTCAACGCCACAATTGGCGCTCCAGCCAAATCAGTGCGGATGGCCTTTGGTGCTCTCTACATCAAACAGAAGTTGGGGTTAACCGACGAAGAGACTGTCCATCAGATCAGAGAGAACGCCTATATGCAGTTCTTTCTCGGCTTTGCGGGTTACACAGCCAAGGCACCGTTTGATGCCTCGATGATGGTGCATTTTCGCAAACGCTTTTCTGACGAGGATCTGCGCCGTATCAATGAGCTGGTGGTGCAGCGCGGCAAAGAGATCCTTCTGGAAGCACTTGCTCAGGTAGCAGACGATGACGACCATGATGATCCTGATTCCAGAGGAGGAGGCGCTCAGCTGGAACTTGATGCGTTGATCAAGCCTGCTGACTGGCCAGAAGGAAAGAATTGGGGCACTCTCACGATTGATGCTAGTTGCACTCCTGCCGACATTACCTATCCCAGAGACCTCAGGCTCCTCAGCGAGGCTCGCACAACGACCGAGCGAGTCATTGATGATCTGTGCAGTCAGTCATCGGGATTCAGGAGACATCGACCTCGCTACGACCGTGGCCTTGCTCGTGCTCATTTCCTGAGAGTGGCGAAGCAAAAACGGCCACGCCGCCGAAAAGTGAAGGCTGCCATTAAACATCAGCTTGGATATGTGCGGCAGAATCTCAAAGCCATTGATGCTCTGATCGGCTGTGGGGCAAGGCTTTCTGAGCTCAAGAGGCATTGGTGGCAGAAGTTGTTGGCCTGCAGCGAGTTGGAGCGGCAGCAGGGCCTTCTGCTCGCCTCTCAGACCAACAGCATTCCAGACCGCCTGGTGAATCTTGTGCAGACCCATATCCGCCCAATGGTGCGAGGCAAAGCACGTGCTGCGGTGGAGTTTGGTGCCAAAATCAGTGTTTCGGTTCAAAACGGCTTTCCGTTCTTGCACCGCATCAGCTGGAACCCCTACAACGAAGGAGAAGACCTGATCGCTCAGGCGGAAAAATACAAGCTGGATACAGGATCTTACCCAGAGCGCATCTGCGCCGACCGGATTTATATCACGGCCAAGAATAGGCATTTCTGCATGAGGAACGGTATTCGCCTCTCCGGCAAGCGATTGGGCCGCCCGCCCAAGGATCCTGATGTCACCACTGCACACAAGCAGCAGCTCCGATCTGATCAAGCTCGACGCAATGAAGTGGAAGGCGTCTTTGGATATGGAAAGCGCAAGTATTCCCTGGATCTGATCATGGTTCGTCTACCAGCTGGTGCCGAATCCTCCATCTCAATGGCCTTTGTCGTGATGTGCGCGGAAAAGGTCTTGAGGCTGCTGCGCCTCTTTTTTGCCCTTCTTTTTGGGTGGATCTACAGCTTTCTTATGGCCTGGTCAGCGATCAGAGCTCCTGCGGTCATCTGCAAGCCAGACTTTTGA
- a CDS encoding IS5 family transposase, with product MYRKHHNGQLSIEAFHLPFGGTLDPDNRWVIFSSLMPWEELEETYAPQFSPTTGAPAKSVRLAFGALFIKQRLGLSDEETVEQIRENAYMQYFLGFAGYTSKSPFDPSMMVHFRKRFSEDDLKRINELIAERGKAMVIEAVSSRQDDDHPDDPSVDAGTQISIDDFVKPADWPEDKNWGTLTIDASCTPADITYPTDLKLLNEARESTERIIDDLRSQHPDLRKHKPRYDRGRARAAFLNVAKQKKPRRRKTKAAIRRQLDYLQRNLDAIDALIASGASLSGLKTHWWKKLLVISELHRQQTILLYSKTRSMPDRIVNLIQRHVRPIARGKARAAFEFGAKISVSVRNGFAFLHRISWDPYNESEDLISQAKKYKREHGCYPERICADRIYINTKNRNFCTRNNIRLSGKRLGRPPKDPGVNAVHKQQLSADQRKRNEVEGVFGSGKRKYSLQLIMARLPQGAETTISMAFLVMCAEKILRLLRLFFVAIYSWFLCVTTSWLALGGAKKHLPV from the coding sequence ATGTACCGGAAACACCATAACGGGCAGCTTTCAATCGAGGCGTTCCATCTCCCTTTTGGCGGAACATTGGACCCGGACAACCGCTGGGTGATCTTCTCCTCTCTGATGCCATGGGAAGAGCTGGAAGAAACGTATGCCCCTCAGTTCAGCCCCACGACTGGTGCCCCCGCGAAGTCTGTGAGATTGGCATTTGGTGCGCTGTTCATTAAGCAGCGCCTTGGCTTGAGCGATGAGGAAACCGTCGAGCAGATCCGAGAAAATGCATACATGCAGTATTTTTTGGGTTTTGCCGGCTACACCAGTAAATCACCATTCGACCCGTCGATGATGGTGCATTTCCGCAAGCGTTTCTCAGAGGATGACCTCAAGCGGATCAACGAACTGATTGCAGAACGCGGTAAGGCCATGGTGATCGAGGCTGTGTCGTCACGGCAAGATGACGACCACCCCGACGATCCAAGTGTTGATGCTGGAACCCAGATCTCCATTGACGATTTCGTGAAGCCAGCAGATTGGCCCGAGGACAAGAACTGGGGAACATTGACCATCGATGCCTCTTGCACGCCAGCCGACATCACCTATCCCACTGATCTGAAGCTACTCAATGAGGCGAGGGAGTCAACCGAACGAATCATTGATGATCTGCGCAGTCAGCACCCAGATCTGCGTAAGCATAAGCCTCGATATGATCGAGGCAGGGCGCGTGCTGCTTTCCTCAATGTCGCCAAGCAGAAAAAGCCACGTCGTCGCAAAACAAAAGCCGCAATACGCCGCCAGCTCGACTACCTGCAGCGCAATCTTGATGCCATCGATGCCCTGATCGCCTCTGGCGCAAGCCTTTCGGGTCTCAAGACGCATTGGTGGAAGAAGCTTCTCGTGATCAGTGAGCTGCACCGACAGCAGACGATCTTGCTGTACTCCAAGACACGCAGCATGCCCGACCGCATCGTCAACTTGATTCAGCGACATGTTCGCCCCATTGCTCGTGGCAAAGCAAGAGCCGCTTTTGAGTTTGGTGCCAAAATTAGTGTTTCCGTGCGCAATGGCTTTGCCTTCCTTCACAGGATCAGCTGGGATCCGTACAATGAGTCCGAAGACTTGATTTCACAAGCCAAGAAGTACAAGCGAGAGCATGGCTGCTACCCTGAGCGCATCTGCGCCGATCGCATCTACATCAACACTAAGAATCGAAACTTCTGTACGAGGAACAATATCCGACTATCTGGCAAACGACTTGGGAGGCCACCGAAGGATCCAGGAGTCAACGCTGTGCACAAGCAGCAGCTCAGCGCTGACCAGCGCAAGCGAAACGAGGTTGAGGGTGTCTTTGGTTCAGGGAAGCGCAAGTATTCACTTCAGTTGATCATGGCTCGCCTGCCTCAGGGTGCAGAAACGACGATCTCGATGGCATTCCTGGTGATGTGTGCCGAGAAGATCCTGAGGCTCCTCCGCCTCTTTTTTGTCGCGATTTATTCCTGGTTTTTGTGCGTTACAACGTCTTGGCTGGCTCTTGGTGGCGCCAAGAAGCATTTGCCAGTTTGA
- a CDS encoding excalibur calcium-binding domain-containing protein, with amino-acid sequence MTPDGTTPGGRRYRCKEIGSYARAQELLHQGHTYLDSNDDGEACESLRR; translated from the coding sequence GTGACACCGGATGGCACCACGCCCGGTGGCCGCCGCTATCGCTGCAAGGAGATCGGTTCCTACGCCCGAGCCCAGGAGCTGCTGCACCAGGGGCACACCTATCTGGACAGCAACGACGATGGGGAGGCCTGTGAGTCCTTACGCCGTTGA
- a CDS encoding IS5 family transposase gives MYRREHRYQLSFENFFLPFGGKLSGDNRWIKLAELIPWDELEDDYAAQFCKGFGAPAKPFRMALGALIIKARLGLTDEELVEQIKENPYLQFFIGLEAFQSSAPFDPSMMVYFRKRLPEAIVNDCNERIVRRGLKMIRSSDPQGPADDDSSGGSTSPPDQPKPSSQKQPNQGSLLIDATCAPVDIRHPTDLSLLNEAREMTEILIDAMHPHVRERFGHKPRTHRKKARRQFLAVAKKKKPRISKIRKAIKQQLGHLKRNLASVDALIACGGCLLAAGRHIYRKLLVISELVRQQTILYHADSRSIPDRIVSLCQAHIRPIVRGKARCNVEFGAKISISVTGEGFTFLDRLSYDPYNEGEDLKGQAISYRRRHGHYPKVICADQIYRTRSNRAFCQRHGIRLSGPRLGRPKNDPELVAAEKQQFIDDQRQRNAVEGKIGQGKRRFGLGLIREKLAVTQGSTIALNILVMNLEKLLELLFVLFASWLQLLLCNQPGKGSPFVCVSTHLSPT, from the coding sequence ATGTATCGGCGTGAGCATCGTTATCAGCTCTCGTTCGAAAACTTCTTCCTGCCGTTTGGCGGCAAACTCTCCGGTGATAATCGGTGGATCAAGCTGGCTGAGCTCATTCCGTGGGATGAACTGGAGGACGACTACGCGGCGCAATTCTGTAAGGGCTTTGGAGCACCGGCAAAACCCTTTCGCATGGCACTGGGTGCCTTGATCATCAAGGCCCGTCTCGGGCTCACGGATGAAGAACTGGTGGAGCAGATCAAGGAAAACCCCTATCTCCAGTTTTTCATTGGCTTGGAAGCGTTCCAGTCTTCGGCGCCGTTTGATCCATCGATGATGGTGTATTTCCGCAAGCGCTTGCCAGAAGCGATTGTGAATGACTGCAATGAACGGATTGTGCGCCGCGGCCTGAAAATGATTCGCTCATCAGATCCCCAGGGCCCAGCGGATGACGACAGCAGTGGCGGATCGACCAGTCCTCCCGACCAACCAAAGCCATCCTCGCAGAAGCAGCCGAATCAGGGTTCACTCTTGATCGATGCCACCTGTGCGCCGGTGGATATCCGTCATCCCACCGATCTATCCCTGCTCAATGAAGCCAGGGAGATGACTGAGATCCTGATTGATGCGATGCATCCCCACGTCAGGGAACGCTTTGGCCACAAGCCGCGTACACACCGCAAAAAGGCGAGGCGGCAGTTTCTTGCAGTGGCCAAAAAGAAGAAGCCAAGGATCAGCAAGATCCGCAAAGCGATCAAACAGCAGCTTGGTCACCTCAAGCGGAATCTGGCAAGCGTTGACGCCCTGATCGCCTGTGGTGGCTGCCTTCTGGCCGCCGGACGGCATATCTACCGGAAGTTGCTGGTGATCAGCGAGCTGGTCCGCCAGCAGACCATTCTCTATCACGCAGACAGCAGAAGTATCCCAGATCGCATCGTCAGCCTCTGCCAGGCACATATCAGGCCGATTGTCCGCGGGAAAGCTCGTTGCAATGTTGAGTTCGGAGCCAAGATCTCAATCTCTGTCACCGGCGAGGGATTCACCTTCCTCGATCGCCTGAGTTATGACCCCTACAACGAAGGAGAAGACCTCAAGGGTCAAGCGATTTCCTATCGGCGTCGCCATGGTCACTATCCGAAGGTGATTTGTGCTGACCAGATCTACCGCACAAGATCGAACCGTGCTTTCTGCCAGCGCCATGGAATCCGTTTGAGTGGCCCGCGACTTGGACGGCCGAAGAACGATCCTGAATTGGTGGCTGCCGAGAAGCAGCAGTTCATCGATGACCAGCGCCAAAGGAATGCCGTTGAAGGCAAGATCGGCCAAGGCAAGAGGCGTTTTGGACTGGGCCTGATACGTGAGAAGCTCGCTGTGACCCAGGGTTCAACCATCGCACTCAATATTCTGGTGATGAACCTCGAGAAGCTGCTGGAGCTTCTTTTTGTTCTTTTTGCGTCCTGGCTGCAACTTCTCCTGTGCAATCAACCAGGCAAGGGGTCACCATTCGTGTGTGTGAGCACTCATCTCAGCCCCACATGA
- a CDS encoding glycosyltransferase, translating to MNPLLGIGKGIASVADVLVLSTPKGVKAAEKANLRAREIMAAHEHVVIGISEPGHAVKNNPLRLYGQLTENVGLMGRLQEELERIYREEKPDLVIADFVVPVAGFTAIRHGIPWWTVTASPSVIETPNGPPAYFNGQRPARTALQRLMHVAMRWTTKGFKHIIWLLFWRVFQRIGFCGIYRSDGSEAVYSPHCILALGAKEIEFDCTWPKAVQFVGPVLYIPPYKGPLPAFRDDGRPCVLISIGTHLMHAKDGMRNAIRSMAVLHPGIVFHFTHGNSVAAFARQEGNFHEYAFVSYLDYLPRYDLVVHHAGSGVMNHCLKHGIPAVVHPLDFDQFDNAARLVAAGVAIAAPKLHDLETAILRALHDEALKARCAAMSRVVSVYNAVETITKML from the coding sequence TTGAATCCGCTGTTGGGCATAGGGAAGGGAATTGCCAGCGTGGCAGATGTGCTCGTTCTAAGCACACCAAAGGGTGTGAAGGCCGCAGAAAAAGCCAATTTGCGGGCCCGTGAGATCATGGCGGCGCACGAGCATGTTGTGATAGGGATCAGTGAACCCGGTCATGCAGTGAAAAATAATCCGCTGCGGCTCTATGGTCAGTTGACCGAAAATGTGGGGCTGATGGGGAGGCTTCAGGAGGAGCTTGAGAGGATCTATCGGGAAGAGAAACCGGATCTTGTCATTGCAGACTTTGTCGTACCTGTCGCCGGATTCACGGCGATTCGTCATGGCATTCCTTGGTGGACGGTGACGGCATCACCCAGCGTGATCGAAACTCCTAATGGACCACCTGCATATTTCAACGGGCAGAGACCTGCCCGAACGGCATTGCAGCGGTTGATGCATGTCGCAATGCGGTGGACGACGAAGGGGTTTAAGCACATTATTTGGTTACTATTCTGGCGTGTTTTCCAAAGGATCGGCTTTTGCGGCATCTATCGTTCCGATGGCAGTGAGGCGGTTTATTCACCGCACTGCATCCTCGCCCTCGGTGCGAAGGAGATTGAGTTTGACTGCACCTGGCCGAAAGCTGTCCAGTTCGTGGGTCCAGTTCTTTACATACCACCATATAAAGGCCCCCTGCCGGCTTTTCGCGACGATGGCAGGCCTTGTGTTCTCATCAGCATCGGAACGCATCTGATGCATGCAAAGGACGGGATGAGAAATGCGATCCGCAGCATGGCAGTGCTTCATCCGGGGATCGTGTTTCATTTCACACACGGCAACTCGGTGGCAGCTTTCGCGCGGCAGGAGGGCAACTTTCACGAGTATGCCTTTGTGTCCTACTTGGACTATCTGCCGCGCTACGACCTCGTCGTGCATCATGCGGGTTCTGGTGTGATGAACCACTGTTTGAAACACGGCATCCCAGCGGTGGTCCATCCGCTGGATTTCGACCAGTTTGACAACGCTGCCAGGCTGGTGGCGGCAGGCGTGGCTATTGCGGCGCCAAAGCTTCACGATCTGGAGACTGCGATCCTCCGCGCCCTTCATGATGAAGCGCTCAAGGCCAGGTGCGCGGCGATGAGCCGCGTCGTATCTGTCTACAATGCTGTGGAGACAATCACCAAGATGCTGTGA
- a CDS encoding glycosyltransferase, whose protein sequence is MAKASTLIMTMSLLIILLLYTVSLIWRRWLALSYANSKPPLPLESLPEGTLTINQAILSGDPLLESRLEANLDNLPGQNFLWLIDEDDAEALRIAGKQKRPQIRVVLCPPCPDATNPKLWKLQIASRLVQTPFFAVIDDDTSLSAASASALVEAARTSTVATGLPCYQNGQNLASCLLGQFVNNNSIFTYLGTSRLLSPFTLNGMGYVMRREELDRIQHFHPILHELTDDFALATLVLKLGGSINQSQAPLYVQTGVRDMKHYFQMMHRWNVFTLLLLKGQSIPVQLLIFVLHGLPPMLLGFSFLLLAVVSWQILLIILCFYFILVSSLRSPLITVLLSSLALLTLMWIRGEPTSCLLLIVMLLRRSSLASIQRMFFCVSRHQPLMSLFSELIQPLHLSHALFSRTISWRMRRYWVRDTNDFSAV, encoded by the coding sequence ATGGCAAAAGCATCAACTCTAATCATGACCATGTCTCTACTTATTATCCTGCTTCTTTATACTGTCTCTCTTATTTGGCGTCGATGGCTGGCATTGTCTTATGCCAATTCGAAGCCGCCCTTGCCCTTGGAGTCGTTACCAGAGGGAACGCTCACCATCAATCAGGCGATTTTGAGTGGTGATCCGCTGCTGGAGTCGCGTCTAGAGGCAAATCTCGACAATTTGCCCGGACAGAACTTCCTCTGGCTTATCGATGAAGATGATGCGGAGGCACTGCGCATTGCTGGCAAGCAGAAGCGGCCACAAATCAGAGTTGTACTTTGTCCGCCCTGCCCAGACGCGACAAACCCAAAGTTATGGAAGCTCCAGATCGCTTCTCGTCTCGTTCAGACACCTTTTTTTGCGGTAATTGATGATGACACGAGCTTGTCTGCCGCTAGCGCCTCAGCGCTCGTTGAAGCCGCAAGGACGTCGACCGTCGCAACAGGGTTGCCGTGTTATCAGAATGGCCAAAATCTCGCCTCATGTCTGCTGGGGCAGTTCGTGAACAATAACTCCATCTTCACATACCTCGGCACATCGCGTTTGCTGTCTCCTTTCACATTAAATGGTATGGGTTACGTGATGCGGAGAGAGGAACTGGATCGGATTCAGCACTTCCATCCCATCCTGCATGAGCTAACTGACGATTTTGCGCTTGCTACTCTCGTTTTGAAGCTTGGAGGCAGCATCAACCAGTCACAAGCACCGCTATATGTGCAGACGGGAGTGCGAGATATGAAGCATTACTTTCAAATGATGCATCGTTGGAATGTTTTCACGCTGTTATTACTGAAAGGGCAAAGCATTCCTGTTCAGTTACTCATCTTTGTGCTACATGGGCTGCCACCAATGTTGCTTGGTTTTAGCTTCTTGCTTTTGGCTGTGGTTAGCTGGCAGATCCTGTTGATCATCCTTTGCTTCTATTTCATCTTGGTTAGCAGCTTGCGTTCGCCATTGATTACTGTGCTGCTTTCGTCACTGGCGTTGTTGACCTTGATGTGGATCAGGGGGGAACCCACCTCTTGCCTACTGCTCATAGTGATGTTGCTTCGCAGATCGTCCCTAGCGTCAATCCAGAGAATGTTTTTTTGCGTGAGCCGGCACCAACCTCTAATGTCTCTGTTCTCCGAACTCATCCAACCGTTGCACCTCAGCCATGCTCTCTTTAGCCGGACGATTAGTTGGCGGATGCGGCGCTATTGGGTGCGTGACACGAATGACTTCTCGGCGGTATGA